Proteins encoded by one window of Aphidius gifuensis isolate YNYX2018 linkage group LG2, ASM1490517v1, whole genome shotgun sequence:
- the LOC122850655 gene encoding uncharacterized protein LOC122850655: MLALLRQPLIKSVRIAQFGVKNFAQPIPRVLHRSYGSNKWIDCVDPEFLTRVFLFGSFMIVVCRATAAQLKEESEMEPLPDDSKKRISTPIAKSANASECTCTCTCSHCAHNV, encoded by the exons ATGCTGGCCCTATTACGTCAACCATTAATAAAATCTGTTAGAATTGCACAGT TTGGTGTTAAAAATTTTGCACAACCGATCCCAAGAGTACTCCACAGATCATATGGAAGCAATAAGTGGATTGACTGTGTGGATCCAGAATTTTTAACACGCGTCTTTCTTTTTGGATCATTTATGATAGTTGTCTGTAGGGCAACTGCCGCCCAATTAAAGGAG gaATCGGAAATGGAACCGCTACCCGACGATTCGAAAAAAAGAATATCCACCCCGATAGCCAAAAGTGCAAACGCCAGTGAATGTACATGTACATGTACATGTAGCCATTGTGCACACAACGTATAG
- the LOC122849825 gene encoding spermidine synthase → MDAFKKGWFSEINDLWPGISVSLEVTDVLHREKSKYQDILVLDTKAHGKTLVLDGIIQCTEHDEFSYQEMISFLPLCSHPNPKNVLIVGGGDGGVAREVVKHPLVEKVVQVEIDESVLEVSRTFLPFMASGLDHPKVTVNVGCGFQFMKNHSNEFDVIITDSSDPVGPAEVLFQESYFALMKTALKPGGIICSQAGTAWANLSHVSETLTHCKAIYPVAAYGVASVPTYPTGQIGFVLGSLNSETNFREPIKVFTDKQLDDMKMRYYNDKIHRGAFVLPRFVDKILTNNKNNHIFEKSLS, encoded by the exons ATGGatgcatttaaaaaaggaTGGTTCAGTGAAATCAATGATCTTTGGCCTGGTATATCTGTGTCTCTTGAAGTTACTGATGTTCTTCATCGTGAAAAATCTAAATATCAAGATATACTTGTTCTTGATAC aaaagcACATGGAAAAACATTGGTACTTGATGGAATAATTCAATGTACAGAACATGATGAATTTTCTTATCAAGAAATGATATCATTTTTACCATTATGTAGTCATCCAAATCCTAAAAAT gTTTTaattgttggtggtggtgatggtggtgttgCTAGAGAAGTTGTAAAACATCCATTAGTTGAAAAAGTTGTACAAGTTGAAATTGATGAATCTGTACTTGAAGTATCACGAACATTTTTGCCATTTATGGCATCAGGTTTAGATCATCCAAAGGTAACAGTTAATGTTGGTTGTGGTtttcaatttatgaaaaatcattcaaatgaatttgatGTTATTATTACAGACAGTAGTGATCCAGTTG gtcCAGCTGAAGTACTCTTTCAAGAGTCTTATTTTGCATTGATGAAGACAGCATTAAAACCTGGTGGTATTATTTGCAGTCAAGCTGGTACTGCATGGGCTAATTTAAGTCATGTCAGTGAAACATTGACTCATTGTAAAGCAATTTATCCAGTTGCTGCTTATGGTGTTGCATCTGTACCAACATATCCAACTGGACAAATTGGATTTGTTCTTGGTAGTCTTAATTCT gaAACAAACTTTAGAGAACCTATCAAAGTATTTACTGATAAACAACTTGATGATATGAAAATGAGATATTacaatgataaaattcatCGTGGTGCATTTGTTTTACCAagatttgttgataaaatattaacaaataataaaaataatcatatttttgaaaaaagtctTTCATGA